From one bacterium Scap17 genomic stretch:
- the lepA gene encoding elongation factor 4 yields the protein MTERVTPPSLKHIRNFSIIAHIDHGKSTLADRIIQLCEGLSDRELKEQVLDSMDIERERGITIKAQSVTLDYHADDGNTYQLNFIDTPGHVDFSYEVSRSLYACEGALLVVDAGQGVEAQSVANCYTAIEQGLEVLPVLNKMDLPQADPDKVSQEIEEIIGLDATDACQVSAKSGMGMEVLLERLVRDIPPPKGDPEAPLQALIIDSWFDNYLGVVSLVRIFDGTLKKGEKIRLKSTGRDWETGAIGIFTPKRKETGVLRAGEVGFIVAGIKDIMGAPVGDTIVHTKTADQVERLPGFQKVKPQVYAGMFPISSDDYEDFRDALQKLALNDASLDYEPENSDALGFGFRVGFLGTLHMEIIQERLEREYNLDLLTTAPTVIYEVLMDNGDVLPVSNPSKLPDMANVDELREPICRATILVPQEYVGNVITECVNRRGVQLDMQFLGSQIQLIYELPMAEVVMDFFDRLKSISKGYASLDYSFERFEAAKLVRLDVLINGDRVDALAAIIHRDHAHGRGRLLVEKMKELIPRQMFDVAIQAAVGGQVVARSTVKALRKNVTAKCYGGDVSRKKKLLEKQKAGKKRMKQVGRVEIPQDAFLAVLKMND from the coding sequence ATGACCGAACGCGTAACGCCGCCGTCCTTGAAGCATATTCGCAACTTCTCAATCATCGCCCATATCGACCACGGCAAGTCCACGCTGGCTGACCGCATCATCCAGCTGTGCGAAGGCTTGAGCGACCGTGAGCTCAAGGAGCAGGTGCTTGACTCGATGGACATCGAGCGTGAGCGCGGCATCACCATCAAGGCGCAGTCGGTGACCCTCGACTACCACGCTGACGATGGCAATACCTATCAGCTGAACTTCATCGATACACCAGGGCACGTCGACTTCTCCTATGAAGTCTCGCGCTCGCTGTATGCCTGTGAAGGGGCGTTGCTGGTGGTCGATGCCGGCCAGGGTGTCGAAGCCCAGTCGGTGGCCAACTGCTACACCGCCATCGAGCAGGGCCTCGAGGTGCTGCCGGTCCTCAACAAGATGGATCTGCCGCAGGCGGACCCGGACAAGGTCTCCCAGGAGATCGAGGAGATCATCGGTCTGGACGCGACGGATGCCTGTCAGGTGTCGGCCAAGTCCGGCATGGGCATGGAAGTGCTGCTCGAGCGTCTGGTGCGTGACATTCCGCCGCCCAAGGGCGATCCGGAAGCACCGCTGCAGGCGCTGATCATCGATTCCTGGTTCGACAACTACCTCGGCGTCGTCTCGTTGGTGCGTATCTTCGATGGCACCCTGAAGAAGGGCGAGAAGATTCGTCTGAAGTCCACCGGACGCGACTGGGAAACCGGCGCCATCGGTATCTTCACGCCCAAGCGCAAGGAAACCGGCGTGCTGCGTGCCGGTGAAGTGGGCTTCATCGTCGCCGGTATCAAGGACATCATGGGAGCGCCGGTGGGTGACACCATCGTGCACACCAAGACCGCTGATCAGGTCGAGCGCCTGCCGGGCTTCCAGAAGGTCAAGCCGCAGGTCTATGCCGGCATGTTCCCGATCAGCTCCGATGACTACGAGGACTTCCGTGACGCGCTGCAGAAGCTGGCGCTCAACGATGCCTCGCTGGACTACGAGCCGGAGAACTCCGACGCGCTGGGCTTCGGTTTCCGTGTCGGCTTCCTCGGCACCCTGCACATGGAGATCATCCAGGAGCGCCTGGAGCGTGAGTACAATCTCGATCTGCTGACCACCGCACCGACGGTGATCTATGAGGTGCTGATGGACAACGGCGATGTGCTGCCGGTGTCCAACCCGTCCAAGCTTCCGGACATGGCCAACGTCGATGAGCTGCGCGAGCCGATCTGCCGCGCTACCATCCTCGTGCCGCAGGAATATGTCGGCAACGTCATCACCGAGTGCGTCAATCGCCGTGGTGTTCAGCTCGACATGCAGTTCCTGGGCAGCCAGATCCAGCTGATCTATGAACTGCCGATGGCGGAAGTGGTGATGGACTTCTTCGATCGTCTCAAGTCCATTTCCAAGGGCTATGCGTCACTGGATTACAGCTTCGAGCGCTTCGAGGCGGCCAAGCTGGTGCGTCTCGACGTACTGATCAACGGTGATCGCGTCGATGCACTGGCGGCGATCATCCACCGTGATCATGCACATGGCCGCGGCCGTCTGCTGGTCGAGAAGATGAAAGAGCTGATTCCGCGTCAGATGTTCGATGTGGCGATCCAGGCTGCCGTCGGTGGTCAGGTCGTGGCACGCTCCACCGTCAAGGCGCTGCGCAAGAACGTGACCGCCAAATGTTACGGCGGCGACGTCAGCCGCAAGAAGAAACTGCTCGAGAAGCAGAAAGCGGGCAAGAAGCGCATGAAGCAGGTCGGCCGGGTGGAAATCCCCCAGGACGCCTTCCTTGCCGTGCTCAAGATGAACGACTGA
- a CDS encoding ribonuclease III has protein sequence MSSPLNAFVKRIGHTFEDTSLLELALTHRSYGGQNNERLEFLGDSIVNFVIAEALFLRFPQAREGQLSRLRARLVKGQTLAELAREFNLGENLRLGSGEMKSGGHRRESILADAVEAVIGAIYLDAGMQAAREHVLRWYATRLEALNLQDTQKDPKTRLQEFLQSRQAALPRYEVTSVEGEAHSQTFSVDCHVEMLDTKTTGVGSSRRHAEQQAAEFALQLLEPARGGRS, from the coding sequence GTGAGTAGCCCGCTGAATGCCTTTGTAAAGCGTATCGGCCACACATTCGAGGATACGAGCCTGCTGGAACTGGCTCTGACCCATCGAAGCTATGGTGGCCAGAACAATGAGCGTCTCGAATTCCTTGGCGATTCCATCGTCAACTTCGTGATCGCCGAAGCGCTGTTCCTGCGCTTCCCCCAGGCCCGTGAAGGCCAGCTGTCACGCTTGCGTGCGCGTCTGGTCAAGGGCCAGACTCTCGCGGAGCTGGCGCGTGAATTCAATCTCGGCGAGAACCTGCGTCTGGGCTCCGGCGAGATGAAAAGCGGCGGTCACCGTCGCGAGTCCATTCTGGCCGATGCCGTGGAAGCCGTGATCGGTGCGATCTATCTGGACGCCGGCATGCAGGCGGCACGTGAACACGTGCTGCGCTGGTACGCCACCCGTCTTGAAGCGCTGAATCTTCAGGACACCCAGAAAGACCCCAAGACGCGTCTGCAGGAATTCCTGCAATCGCGTCAGGCGGCACTGCCGCGTTATGAGGTGACCAGCGTCGAGGGCGAAGCGCATTCGCAGACCTTCAGCGTCGATTGCCACGTCGAGATGCTCGACACCAAGACCACAGGCGTCGGCTCCAGCCGTCGTCATGCAGAACAGCAGGCGGCCGAGTTCGCGCTGCAACTGCTCGAACCTGCCCGCGGAGGCCGCTCATGA
- a CDS encoding GTPase Era encodes MLAAAGVSDQPLPDTRCGFVAIVGRPNVGKSTLMNHILGQKISITSRRPQTTRHQVMGIHTEEGTQCVFVDTPGIHIMQRDRNKAINRFMNQTATQALRDVDAVVFIVDRTRWMEEDQIVLDKLAHVKAPVILVVNKIDWLKDKTTLAPWLQSLQERRDFAAIIPMSAKNGTNIDVLLENVMQRLPQGEHMFADDQITNKSSRFLASELVREKVMRQLGDELPYQMTVEIEEFKTDQRGTLHISALMMVERQGQKKILIGENGERIKNIGREARLEMERAFDAKVMLNLWVKVKRGWSDDERALKSLGYTHDKD; translated from the coding sequence ATGTTGGCGGCCGCCGGTGTCAGCGATCAGCCGCTGCCGGACACCCGCTGTGGCTTCGTCGCCATCGTCGGTCGCCCAAATGTCGGCAAGTCGACGCTGATGAACCACATCCTGGGCCAGAAGATCTCGATCACCTCGCGTCGCCCGCAGACCACGCGTCACCAGGTGATGGGTATCCACACCGAAGAGGGCACCCAGTGCGTCTTCGTCGATACCCCGGGGATCCATATCATGCAGCGCGATCGCAACAAGGCGATCAACCGCTTCATGAATCAGACCGCCACCCAGGCACTGCGCGATGTCGATGCCGTCGTGTTCATCGTCGATCGCACTCGCTGGATGGAAGAAGACCAGATCGTGCTCGACAAGCTGGCTCATGTGAAGGCGCCGGTGATTCTGGTGGTCAACAAGATCGATTGGCTCAAGGACAAGACCACCCTCGCGCCTTGGCTGCAGAGCCTGCAGGAGCGTCGTGACTTCGCGGCCATCATTCCGATGTCGGCCAAGAACGGCACCAACATCGACGTGCTGCTCGAGAACGTAATGCAGCGTCTGCCGCAGGGCGAGCACATGTTCGCGGATGACCAGATCACCAACAAGAGCTCTCGCTTCCTGGCCTCCGAGCTGGTGCGCGAGAAGGTGATGCGTCAGCTGGGCGACGAACTGCCCTACCAGATGACCGTAGAGATCGAGGAATTCAAGACCGATCAGCGCGGCACCCTGCACATCAGCGCGCTGATGATGGTCGAGCGTCAGGGCCAGAAGAAGATCCTGATCGGCGAGAACGGTGAGCGCATCAAGAACATCGGGCGTGAAGCGCGCCTCGAGATGGAGCGTGCCTTCGATGCCAAGGTCATGCTGAACCTGTGGGTCAAGGTCAAGCGTGGCTGGTCGGATGACGAGCGTGCCCTGAAGAGTCTGGGTTACACCCACGACAAGGACTGA
- the lepB gene encoding signal peptidase I, whose amino-acid sequence MDFSLVLVIAVAVAGMVWLIDLVALRSARKARVAKAEASVEGELDAGTRENLARDPWPVDYAKSFFPVLLLVLVVRSFAFEPFQIPSGSMLPTLKIGDFILVNKYDYGLRLPVVDTKVLEVGEPERGDVMVFRFPEDPSTNFIKRVVGLPGDTIRYEGKQLYVNGEAIDKTLNARSSSEQSGEDLLDETLGKHAHQIYNNPQDPGPQMRELRVPEGMYFVMGDNRDHSNDSRYWGFVPEENIVGKAVAVWMHWKEGFPDFSSVRLIH is encoded by the coding sequence ATGGATTTCTCGCTAGTATTGGTGATTGCCGTAGCGGTAGCCGGCATGGTGTGGTTGATAGACCTGGTTGCCCTGCGCAGTGCGCGCAAGGCGCGTGTGGCCAAGGCCGAGGCCTCCGTTGAAGGAGAACTGGACGCTGGCACGCGTGAGAATCTGGCGCGTGATCCGTGGCCGGTGGACTATGCCAAGTCCTTCTTCCCGGTACTGCTGCTGGTGCTGGTGGTGCGCTCCTTCGCGTTCGAGCCGTTCCAGATCCCGTCCGGCTCGATGCTCCCGACGCTCAAGATCGGCGACTTCATTCTGGTCAACAAGTATGACTATGGCCTGCGCCTGCCGGTGGTCGACACCAAGGTGCTGGAAGTCGGCGAGCCGGAGCGTGGCGATGTGATGGTGTTCCGTTTCCCGGAAGATCCGTCCACCAACTTCATCAAGCGCGTCGTCGGTCTGCCGGGCGACACCATTCGCTACGAAGGCAAGCAGCTCTACGTGAATGGTGAGGCCATCGACAAGACATTGAATGCGCGCAGCTCCAGTGAGCAGTCCGGTGAAGATCTGCTGGATGAGACACTGGGGAAACACGCGCATCAAATCTACAATAACCCTCAGGACCCCGGCCCGCAGATGCGCGAGCTACGAGTGCCGGAAGGCATGTACTTCGTGATGGGTGACAATCGTGATCACTCCAACGACAGCCGCTACTGGGGCTTCGTGCCGGAAGAGAACATCGTCGGCAAGGCGGTGGCGGTGTGGATGCACTGGAAAGAAGGGTTCCCGGACTTTTCCTCGGTACGCCTGATTCATTGA
- a CDS encoding DegQ family serine endoprotease has translation MKSLSRLMVPALAMAALMGSQLVQARELPDFTQLVKDSAPAVVNIATTTEIQRSSGPVFRGPNGEEMPEFFKRFFGDQLPGPGRGGIEKRSSLGSGFIISDDGYIMTNAHVIDGADEVMVRLNDRRELRAQVVGEDKKTDIALLKVKAEDLPTLPMGDSDALEVGEWVAAIGSPFGFDHSVTAGIVSAIDRTLPSDAYVPFIQTDVAINPGNSGGPLFDLDGDVVGINSQIYTRSGGFMGVSFAIPINVAMDVADKLKTDGRVDRGWLGVVIQPVSKDLAESFGLDRARGALIADLDPDGPAAAAGLKSGDIITDVDGKAVESSAYLPRMVGASSPGDSLKLSILRDGRSQTLTAKVGHWPGSEQAHAGKASDDKQGLGVAVAELDKASLNELNLDHGVRVMEVDPQGVAAEAGISAGDVLVELNQQPLTSVQALRDVVAKLPTNRPVSLRLVRNGRPLYIALRMRADSDK, from the coding sequence ATGAAATCCCTTTCCCGCCTGATGGTACCTGCTCTGGCCATGGCTGCCCTGATGGGCTCCCAGCTGGTCCAGGCTCGTGAATTGCCCGACTTCACCCAGCTGGTCAAGGATTCGGCACCCGCGGTGGTCAATATCGCGACCACCACCGAGATCCAGCGCAGCTCGGGGCCGGTGTTCCGAGGGCCCAATGGCGAAGAGATGCCCGAATTCTTCAAGCGCTTCTTCGGTGATCAGCTGCCCGGCCCGGGTCGTGGGGGTATCGAGAAGCGGTCCAGCCTCGGGTCTGGCTTCATCATCTCCGATGATGGCTACATCATGACCAATGCCCATGTCATCGACGGTGCCGATGAGGTGATGGTGCGCCTCAATGACCGTCGCGAACTCAGGGCGCAGGTGGTCGGTGAGGACAAGAAGACCGATATCGCGCTGCTCAAGGTCAAGGCGGAAGACCTGCCGACCTTGCCGATGGGCGACAGTGATGCGCTGGAAGTCGGCGAATGGGTGGCCGCGATCGGCTCACCGTTCGGCTTCGACCATTCCGTCACCGCCGGCATCGTCAGCGCCATCGATCGTACCCTGCCGTCGGACGCCTATGTGCCGTTCATCCAGACCGATGTGGCGATCAATCCGGGCAACTCCGGTGGGCCGCTGTTCGATCTCGATGGCGATGTGGTGGGCATCAATTCCCAGATCTATACCCGCTCCGGCGGCTTCATGGGCGTGAGCTTCGCGATCCCGATCAATGTGGCGATGGATGTCGCCGACAAGCTCAAGACCGATGGGCGCGTGGACCGCGGCTGGCTGGGCGTCGTCATTCAGCCGGTCTCCAAGGATCTGGCCGAATCCTTCGGGCTCGACCGTGCGCGTGGTGCGCTGATCGCCGATCTTGATCCGGATGGCCCTGCCGCCGCCGCTGGCCTCAAGAGTGGTGACATCATCACCGACGTCGATGGCAAGGCGGTCGAGAGTTCGGCTTACCTGCCACGCATGGTCGGTGCCAGCTCGCCGGGCGATTCGCTCAAGCTCTCCATCCTGCGCGATGGCAGGAGTCAGACGTTGACTGCCAAGGTCGGCCATTGGCCGGGCAGTGAGCAGGCGCATGCCGGCAAGGCCAGTGATGACAAGCAGGGGCTGGGTGTTGCGGTGGCAGAGCTCGACAAGGCCAGCCTGAACGAGCTCAATCTCGATCACGGGGTGCGCGTGATGGAAGTCGACCCGCAGGGCGTGGCTGCCGAGGCAGGCATCAGCGCTGGCGATGTGCTGGTGGAACTCAATCAGCAGCCGTTGACCAGCGTGCAGGCGCTGCGCGATGTGGTCGCCAAGCTGCCGACCAACCGTCCGGTCTCGCTGCGCCTGGTGCGCAACGGTCGCCCGCTGTACATCGCACTGCGCATGCGTGCCGACAGCGACAAGTGA